From the Manis javanica isolate MJ-LG chromosome 11, MJ_LKY, whole genome shotgun sequence genome, one window contains:
- the SPATA45 gene encoding spermatogenesis-associated protein 45, with amino-acid sequence MASISRTSEIIQKLKANKQRLLEEMNEKRESNCLVERSNQVSFLRVQRRHFNGAYKSVTCTQIKEPVPDSGRSSWVQLSLLVHTEKKHFPPKNNAIFG; translated from the exons ATGGCCTCTATAAGCAGAACcagtgaaataattcaaaaactgaaagcaaacaaacaacgCCTCCTGGAGGAGATGAACGAAAAGCGTGAATCCAACTGTTTGGTGGAAAGAAGCAATCAAGTCAGCTTCCTGAGAGTTCAAAGGAGACATTTCAATGGTGCCTATAAATCCGTTACTTGCACCCAGATCAAGGAGCCTGTTCCCGACAGTGGCAGGAGCTCCTGGGTCCAACTGAGTCTCCTtgtgcacacagagaaaaaacacTTCCCACCAAAAA ataatgcCATATTTGGATGA